Below is a window of Impatiens glandulifera chromosome 2, dImpGla2.1, whole genome shotgun sequence DNA.
ATAAAAAATTGTTTCCAatgaaatttatgaatattttttggttCAAATAAAATCTCAAGCCTTGACTCATTATAGGATTTGGTTGGAGTTTGGAGAATGCCTTGACTACACATTATtagagtttagaatttaggTCTTGGTTGGGCCTAGTCCATAAAGATAATCCATTTAAATGCTTGTctgtacaattttttttatataataacatatattgtTGCAGCATTTTCTAGAAAACCAGAATGCGACTAATATTGGGTTGAAATTACTTAACAAAATTTGAAAGGAAATTTAGAAGTTGCTTGATGTGGGTTTctatggattttttttataaaattttaaattttcatttattaaaacatttttttttaatttaaaaaaaaataaagtcataaaatataaaaataagaaaacaaaacaaacattttaCCCAACCGGTTATAGAGCTAGTAAATTCTCTAGAAAAATGATTAACTTCTCGACCGACTACACCAACTTTtcgaaacaaatattaaaaaatattataataataagattattaatGATACGAATTGAATGACTACAAATCATTTCTctccaaataaaaattaatcgggaggataatattttaaccatcaaatcacttctttcatttattaaaatattaaaatatatttatttattttttattaaatttaaattttaaatactaaaagaTACTTTagtaattaaacaaattaaaaatataaataacctactttttttattattaaataaagtgtttttctaaaaaaaattccaaaaaccaaaatcaaacaaactcttaccAAAGGTTCATGGTGACAAAAACATAAACATGATCTCTTTGGATTGAAATAGAATAATAATGTAAGAAcatagaaaacaaaaacaatggAATGGAAGTGGGAGTGATTACCGTCATATAACATGCCCTCCCACTTAAACTCCTTTCAAATGGAATTAAACCCGTAATTTTTTGATCTCTTAAACCGATTATTACCACTGGACTACCTTGATGAGATGTGATTACCATTCTATATAAAAACATATCtaagaaaaaaaagtcaatGAATTCTAGTTCTTtcttagaaaaaaaacattcaagCATGGCCCATGTGAATTAGATTACTTTCATTTAATGTTAgcttcaatttataatttagatGTCATGGcatgtatttattatataatagagGTGGCTTTATTTGTCATCTTCAGATCAACTACCTAAATGTCAAAAACTTcctacatttaaaataataataataataacaaatatgtaaaaaataattgtacATAAGAATATTGATAATTGATCAAGACAGACATCATAAAAGACAGAATATAAACTCTCCTACACATTAAGTAAAGTAAAATCAAGATAAAACCAAGAGAAGCTTGTTTAGCAATATGATCCTCCACCCAACAAAATCAATGCACCCAACATGGGGCATTTGTCCTAAAATGATATTCCCCATCCGTACAGTGATTCTAATGACCAAAATCGTAATGTCATTGACGAAGAAATAGTATCGATGAAGTATAAAATAGAAGTACGTTCGACAAAAGTGATAAATTTTTATtgaccaaatatatatataggtcgaCAAACTTAGCAAACAATAGTCATAGTTCTATtcaaatgtaaataaatttgtaaacttTTGGAACACACCATACTATATAATCTTcacaaaattctaaaaaaaattgtttatcaaAAGAAGTAGATGATAAGGACATGGTGTCTTTTTTCTTAACGTGTACTTACATGAAAAAGTCATAATCGTTGTTTAAGTCatctaaaattaaatatcatttcatcaACCCTctcataattaatcaaattcttcaatttattaattaacatactaaaaatacattttatttattttaaatatatatatatatatatattgaatactttaaaaaatatattttaaaaaacatctGCTTAAAATGACCTtcaatcaatatttaaataatccaaaattatttaacaaactCAAAACttattcattcaataattaataattagatagttgatattttcttctttgatacataattaaaatagtgtTTTCGAATGTAAACAAagacaatatttatatttaagtcaaaagcccattaaaaaaaaggtgtagattatatagatttattttaaaaggtcaagcagatatttattttaaaaggtcAAGCAGATAGAGATGTAAcctttaaagaaataaaaggggtcattataattaattttatgggACATTTCCCTTTAGAAAATATGATCAATCAATTCACTCAAAaccaaacataaataatttagaactagttttatcattttatattttcaaattactttcatcatctaattaaaatattcacaatttttttattaaaattaaattttaaatataaaaatactttaataaaGTATTctacaaaaattcaaaataacctaatttgtatcaaataaaattttacgaaaatacataaaaatcttacaaaatacaaaaatcaaacaaactattttgtatttttttttataaataatatatatatatataaataagactCAAAACGGATATATAGAAAACATGTACGTTCTACCGCTAAGTCATGAGtgcttaaaaaaatatcaaataaaaagttaaaaaataaagatgaagatgaaatttctaaatattaaatttaatgtgattaatattattataaaacaattCTAAGTCCAATCATTCAATAACTATTATAAAAACTCATTTAATAAGTTGGACACTAAAATCAACTTTCTCCAAGTTATTTTGATAAACaacacataaaatatttatctaacaTTCTACCCACCATcataaaatttgtataaataaatttaaaacaactaGAAGTGGTATGAtttttggttatttgaataatcagaTTAtgaattccaaaaatattttaagaaatggtataatttaattagttgagatttttttgaattaaattattaaaaataatttttatttaatattaaaatatataaaaatagaataatattattttaatattttaatttataaaaaaaataacttgataaaaaacaatttaattaattcacataATATACATGACctttttctaaaagaaaaaaaaggcaATTATACAATAGGTAAAACTCAAAATCCAAAAAAGTATAGATgatatagatttattttataaaaagtaaagGAGATAGAGATGtaacctttaaaaaaataaaaagggtcattttaattattttttgggacATTTCTCTTTAAAATAATGATCAATCAATTTCACTCAAATCTAAACATAAAAAggtttttccccaaaaaaacataaaaaggttaatgagaaaaaataaaaaaaatgaaatccctatacattaaattttatgcattaatattattattaaaacaactTTATTAAAAGTTCATACATTTATTcacaataaaaacaaatttaaatctGAACGTTACTCTAATCAactataactaaaatatttatataatcttattatgttcataaataaacatttaaccAACTTCATAAATTATTGACCATCAATAATGTGTCTAAGTCTAATCACAAACTTATTTGATTTAGAAATAAtcttctttataataatataaaacttatttaataaaaaagaatagtTGTTTAATGTATGTTTTGTGTGATCATGTAACTTAATCATGTGGGTTGTATAAatgttagttttaaaaaaaaaatactttttattaaattataatattattaaaattccaattcaaattttataatatatttttactttatcaTGTTATaacattactttttttattagataataactcaaatctaaaaatattttattattattattattattatttttaattagacataattcaatttattaattaaaatattttatattttaaattattatatattaatacttttaatttttttataaaataatctatATCTTCTCAaaaaatcatcatcattattactttaaataaaaaaaagacttattttccttttaataatcaaaatctttttactatttttaacaaataacttaaattttaattaagaccTACATTTagggttattcaaataacataaCTCAAAAACATCGTATCACTCCTCTTCCGTCGTATCACTTAATGATAGTTTCAGCCAAGAGTTCCTCCATGACATAAGAGTTCTTGAGTGAGGTGTGCCATCATTCGCAAGGTCTTTGAGTTCCCGTCGTACTACGTGGTTTGTACACTAGGTTGATCGAGGCTCGACTTTTCGGATCTGGCATCTGTGCTCGACCCGGTCTTAGTGACTCTACGTCCAGTCGTGCGTTGTATATGAGCGATTTGTACAAATGAAAGACATCGCGAACTATAACCTTTTTTAGGTTGGATCATTCCATCAAATCTTTGATCATATGCTAACCTATTATTTAATGGTCAGCATGACAATATACTTCGCTTTTTATTactcaaaatactaaaataaaatttatttatttattttatccttatatattaataacatttaaattttttctaacaaaaataaaaattaagttatatgaATAACCccaaatcataaaaaaaaaaaaaaaaaaaaatccctaacaaataaatataatagattgcgtgtaatgtttaattatatgttgatttaataatttaataaaaaaaataaaataatggaaaaATACAGatgtaaaattcaaaaaaaaaaaattcctttaAAATAGATATAATCATAACGTCATAGTTAGATGATGTGCTTCATAGTGGTAATGTCAACGTGTCccattataatttcaaaagctGACGTGTCCAATCCCAATCAACTACTTTTCTAACAGCTGGACCCCACTTCAGAATCAAATTCCCAATTAATACTCCTCCATCCGCCACGTGTCCAACTAAAACCTCATCTTCccaatataaaaagaaaagaagccCTATTTTATACTTTCACTTTCTTCTGCCCCTTTCAAGAATCTCATTCTCTATCACCACTTTCATTtcatccattttcaaataaaccttagAGAAAGAAACCGCTACAATGGgagaagtagaagaagaagatgatcatTTGAATGGACTTATTTATCTTCACGGTGATCTAGAACTTAAAATCATTGAAGCTAGAGCTTTACCTAACATGGATTTGTTTTCCGAAAGAATCCGTCGCGTTTTCACTGCTTTTGATTCATGTCATAAACCGTTTTCCAGCACTAGGAAGAATCGTCGCAAGATTATTACAAGCGATCCTTACGTTACTGTCTGTTTAGCAGGAGCGACTGTAGCGCGAACTCGCGTGATACCTAATTGTCAGAATCCGGTTTGGAATGAGCATTTTACTATCCCTCTTGCTCATCCTGTGTCGTTGGTGGAGTTTCAGGTGAAGGATAATGATGTATTTGGAGCTGATCTGATTGGAATCGCTACTGTTTCTCCGGAGAGGTTGAAGTCTGGTGAGTTGATTGATGAATGGATTCCTATTGTCGGTTCTTATGGAAAGCCGCCGAGACCTAATTCTGCAGTTAGACTGCAGATGCAGTTTTTTCAATGTGATGAGAATCCGGTTTACAGAGATGGAAATTCGGTGGATTTGAATAGGTTTGATGTTAAGCAGAGCTATTTTCCGGTTAGACGTGGATGTTCGGTTACTTTGTATCAGGATGCTCATGTTCCAGATGATACACTTCCTGAAATTAAATTGGACGGTGATATTGAGTTCAAGCATGGGAAATGTTGGGAAGATATATGTCATTCTATATTGGAGGCTCATCATCTTGTCTACATTGTTGGTTGGTCTATATTTCATAAGGTGAAATTGGTTAGAGAGCCTAGTAAACCTTTGCCTAGCGGCGGTAATTTGATTCTCGGTGACTTGCTCAAGTATAAATCGCAGGAAGGAGTTCGAGTTTTATTGTTGGTTTGGGATGACAAAACTTCTCATAACAAATTCTTCATTAAGACGGTATTAACCTCAATTTTGGCTTAATGGGGATATTCTTTTTAGTGAAGATGTTGATTGTTAGCTTTTTATGTGCAGACTGGAGTGATGCAAACTCATGATGAAGAAACTCGCAAGTATTTCAAGCACTCGTCTGTGACTTGTGTTCTGTCACCTCGTTATGCAAGCAGTAAGCTTAGCATTTTCAAGCAACAGGCATGATTTATATACCTGTGTGTTTGATCCACTTATTCTTCTTGTTGTTTTTGCATTAGTTAGCTTTTGGTTTTGAACAGAACTTGGTCTTCAACTTGACATAGTAAATCAGATTTAAAGATATGTTTGTTCAATATCTCAGTTCATCatatatgaaccaaataaattTTCTTCAGCAATTTAAACAAAACCTTCAGAAGGGTTGAGTCTAGTCTAATTCTTCAAAGAATTTTAGATCCAGTCGGAATTCGAATTCTTCAAATTCATTTCTGTTTCTATGGTTTTGTAGCTGTAGTTTTTTCGGATTCTGATACCTGATTGCTATGCCATGATGGCCTTCCACGAAGATGATGATTACAACATTTGTTTTACCAACGGGTACAAAAATTGTGGGCCTTCACTAAGAGAATGTTCAAAACTAGATCTATGCAAGTCTGTTATGAGCTTTGAGAACTATATAAAGATGTATTTAGACTGAGATTTTTTAccaatcatttaattattttctattcgAATTTCAGGTTGTTGGGACGCTCTATACACACCATCAAAAATGTGTGATAGTTGATACACAAGCATCAGGAAACAACAGAAAGATAACTGCTTTTATAGGAGGTCTGGACCTCTGCGATGGCCGTTATGATACACCTGATCACCGATTATTCCGTGATCTCAACACCGTATTTGAGGATGATTATCATAATCCAACATTTCCTGTAAGCTTAGTTTTTCACTTTCAAATGAAGATCAAACTGCACAATACTTTCAACAGTGTATTTATACTTTATCTTCTTACAGGAAAGTGTTAAGGCTCCAAGACAACCATGGCATGATTTGCATTGTAAAATAGAAGGGCCAGCTGCATATGATATTCTTAAAAATTTTGAGCAGAGGTGGAGAAAAGCCACAAAATGGTCAGAGTTGGGGCGTCGTTTCAAAAAGATAACTCATTGGCATGATGATGCATTGATTAAAGTGGAAAGGATATCGTGGATTCTCAGTCCTTCCCCATCTATTCCAAATGATGATCCTAAATTGTGGGTTTCCAAGGAGGAGGATCCTGAGAATTGGCATGTCCAGGTAAATCAATCAAAGATGATTTGTGGTTTTGTATGATTCATAGCTCTTAATCATAGTACTTGCCCTTATCTTAACAGGTTTTCCGATCCATAGATTCAGGGTCTGTAAAAGGATTCCCTAAACAGGTCCAATTAGCTGAGTCACAGGTAGCATTGATCACTTTTGTACTAAacttataactttttaataatcCCTTCTAGTTAAATTTCTTGATTCTTTCTTATTGCAGAATCTAGTGTGTGCAAAGAATCTAGTAATTGATAGGAGCATTCAGACAGCTTATGTTCACGCAATAAGATCGGCTCAACATTTCATTTATATTGAGAATCAATATTTTCTTGGTTCCTCTTATGCTTGGCCCTCTTACAAAGATGCAGGTTTGATCCATATTTATCATCTATCATGCTCAATTCTGTTGCAATTATAGAGTTCCTCTACTATTTGATAAGTGGGAACTACAAACGACCAGCAAATTGCCGTCTTACTTTTGATTCTTGAGACTAATTTACCCTTATAgtgaaataatttgattaatatttagcgGTTAAAATTGTCTTCTAGATGTTGTTACTATATTACCTAGTTAAATGATCCATAGCTTACCTAACTAAGTCAGACTTTTcagctttattttttttaacttaatttgagCTAACAGTTTTCAAATCAACTTAATTCAAATTGAGTGATAAACTCTGTTATCAAACACCtctttaatttaaacaattctATGATCTGATTTATGTGGCCAGGAGCTGACAATCTAATACCCATGGAACTAGCATTGAAGATAGCTAGTAAAATAAGATCAAATGAGAGATTTGTTGTTTATGTAGTCATCCCAATGTGGCCTGAGGGAGTTCCCACTTCTTCTTCTGTTCAAGAAATTCTCTATTGGCAggtaataaatcaaatatttctgAAAATCCTTATATATTGAACACAGTTGAATGTTTGTAACTCGTTTCTGTACTTCTTATCCAAAGATTTTGTCACATCTTGAtgaaatgtatgtttttttttttctttttctaagctagtattttgtcacaatgATCCAGATTCTAGTGTTATTTTTTACTTCTTAGAGTAACAGATTGTTTTCTAGATGATGATCTCGTTTATTGTACTTTTTTCTGCTTTATTTGGGGGTATAAATTATCTTTTGGATCATATATTGTATTATTGGCTAGAACATTGGTGTTTTTTTTGGTAGACATAACAAATGTAGAGTTTTAGAGTTTTTTGGGGATCATAAAATGTACTAACAAAAATGACTATGATTTCCTCTTGGATGTTTCAGGCACAAACCATGCAAATGATGTATGATATTATTGCTAAAGAGTTGAAATCCATGGATGTTGACGATGCACATCCTCAAGACTACCTGAACTTTTACTGCCTTGGTAAACGTGAAGAACCTCCAGATGAAAACTCaaattcaaaccatttttctATCAAAGGAGAAACGGTAACTCCTACAgacatatttgagttataagCCCATTAGTGAAGCATTTGCCCTGTGTGAAAAATATGAGAATGATTAAGCATTGTTTCACCTTCCTGACTATTTTCTCTGATCTTAATATCTATGTTATATGAATTTAATGGTAGCTGAAAGAAACTTTTGGATTTTTCAGGTTTCAGCATCGCAAAAATCTGGCCGGTTTATGATATATGTTCATGCAAAAGGGATGATAGTAGATGACGAATATGTAATTTTAGGATCGGCGAATATTAACCAGAGGTCTATGGCTGGCTCAAGAGACACCGAGATAGCGATGGGTGCGTATCAACCCCATCACACATGGGCTAATAAGCAAAGGCATCCACATGGCCAGGTTTTGCCTACTCCCCTCTTTGACTATTAGGCTTGTAGTATTACCATTCTTATGAAAGCACGTGTCCCAAAAGTGTCTTTACAAACAAATTTtgcaaagaaaaaataaaacaaaatgaaacattttgcacaaattttaaatttaatctataAAACATAGATTTTTAGCTTCTCACATGGTGGTGTGGCTACTTTCCATCACCTCCTCAATATCAATCCCccatattgtgttttttttttccaaagaTAAAGAGATTAAGACATAAAATTATATGGAATGATAAATTCAAAACTAAAGCCTAATTAAGAAACAAGAACATTTAAGTTCTGAAACGAGCTCTATTTGGAAACACAATGAGTTTGGACGGAAAAATATAAgcaaatttatgtatatatataacaattaagTTATGATCCAAAACATTATTACATCTAAATCAACATTCAAGTGggataattgaaaaaaaaaattgtctctAACGAAGTTTATCAACATTTTTTCCGTTCAAACTTAAACCCAACTCCTGATCCAGTTTATTTCCTCTAAAcacccatttggaaacacttttctTTTAGTTCGAATGAACCCTTATAGAACCAAGAGAATATGGGAGGGATGATTTTGTACATTGTTTCATTACTTGTATTTTTACTAACTAGCTATAGCCATGCATATTGATATGTGTGTTACCAGATATATGGTTACAGAATGTCACTATGGGCCGAGCACATGGAGACATTCGACGATAGTTTCAATGAACCAGATAGTTTGGAGTGCTTGAGAAATGTGAACAAAATTGCGGATGATAATTGGGAAAAGT
It encodes the following:
- the LOC124926278 gene encoding phospholipase D delta-like produces the protein MGEVEEEDDHLNGLIYLHGDLELKIIEARALPNMDLFSERIRRVFTAFDSCHKPFSSTRKNRRKIITSDPYVTVCLAGATVARTRVIPNCQNPVWNEHFTIPLAHPVSLVEFQVKDNDVFGADLIGIATVSPERLKSGELIDEWIPIVGSYGKPPRPNSAVRLQMQFFQCDENPVYRDGNSVDLNRFDVKQSYFPVRRGCSVTLYQDAHVPDDTLPEIKLDGDIEFKHGKCWEDICHSILEAHHLVYIVGWSIFHKVKLVREPSKPLPSGGNLILGDLLKYKSQEGVRVLLLVWDDKTSHNKFFIKTTGVMQTHDEETRKYFKHSSVTCVLSPRYASSKLSIFKQQVVGTLYTHHQKCVIVDTQASGNNRKITAFIGGLDLCDGRYDTPDHRLFRDLNTVFEDDYHNPTFPESVKAPRQPWHDLHCKIEGPAAYDILKNFEQRWRKATKWSELGRRFKKITHWHDDALIKVERISWILSPSPSIPNDDPKLWVSKEEDPENWHVQVFRSIDSGSVKGFPKQVQLAESQNLVCAKNLVIDRSIQTAYVHAIRSAQHFIYIENQYFLGSSYAWPSYKDAGADNLIPMELALKIASKIRSNERFVVYVVIPMWPEGVPTSSSVQEILYWQAQTMQMMYDIIAKELKSMDVDDAHPQDYLNFYCLGKREEPPDENSNSNHFSIKGETVSASQKSGRFMIYVHAKGMIVDDEYVILGSANINQRSMAGSRDTEIAMGAYQPHHTWANKQRHPHGQIYGYRMSLWAEHMETFDDSFNEPDSLECLRNVNKIADDNWEKYVAEEFTPLKGHLLKYPIEVDSNGKVGPLPGHENFPDLGGSILGGRTNLPDALTT